A region from the Chitinophaga sp. Cy-1792 genome encodes:
- the tilS gene encoding tRNA lysidine(34) synthetase TilS gives MPHQLLNNLLNFIREHFLFDPSQKILLAVSGGVDSMVMASLFKEAGLLAGIAHCNFQLREEESVRDENFVRNLAEKLEMPFHETRFDTEAYATSNKVSIQIAARELRYQWLEEIRSTNGYAYIATAHHLQDSVETALMNFVKGTGIAGLHGILPKTDKIIRPLLFAEKDTLLAWAARRQLTFVEDSSNATDKYTRNFFRHHVIPMMQESMPAAVKNMAASIEKMKEAEILYQEALGRHKKSLLTQQGENWLIPVLKLQKSVPLQTIAWEIFREFGCTSNQLPQVLNLLESESGRYVETSTHRVIRNRAWLMITPVQADESPVVAISEEQSHVHFGGGQLQFRTIEKQHAGSIPQSADVAWLDASQVVFPLILRKWKQGDYFYPLGMRKKKKLSRFFIDQKLSIPQKEQVWVLESQKRILWIVGMRIDDRAKVLPSTSEIISIQLQK, from the coding sequence ATGCCGCATCAACTGCTTAATAATTTACTCAATTTTATCAGGGAACATTTCCTGTTTGATCCTTCTCAGAAGATACTGCTGGCGGTAAGCGGCGGTGTCGATTCTATGGTAATGGCCAGTCTTTTCAAAGAGGCCGGTCTGCTGGCAGGTATTGCCCATTGCAATTTTCAGCTCCGTGAAGAAGAATCTGTACGCGACGAAAATTTTGTACGCAACCTGGCCGAAAAACTGGAAATGCCTTTCCACGAAACCCGCTTCGATACGGAAGCCTATGCCACTTCCAATAAAGTATCCATTCAGATCGCTGCCCGGGAACTCCGCTATCAATGGCTGGAAGAAATCCGCAGTACTAACGGTTACGCCTATATTGCAACGGCACATCATCTGCAGGACAGCGTTGAAACGGCGCTGATGAACTTTGTGAAAGGTACCGGCATCGCAGGTTTGCACGGTATACTACCTAAAACCGACAAGATTATCCGTCCGCTGCTGTTTGCGGAGAAAGATACTTTGCTGGCCTGGGCTGCGCGCCGGCAGCTGACTTTCGTGGAAGACAGCTCCAATGCAACGGATAAGTATACACGTAATTTCTTCCGCCATCATGTTATTCCTATGATGCAGGAAAGCATGCCGGCTGCGGTAAAAAATATGGCGGCGAGCATCGAAAAGATGAAGGAGGCTGAAATCCTTTACCAGGAAGCGTTAGGCCGGCATAAAAAAAGTCTGCTCACCCAACAGGGTGAAAACTGGCTGATACCCGTATTGAAATTACAGAAATCAGTACCACTGCAAACCATTGCCTGGGAAATATTCCGGGAGTTTGGATGTACTTCCAACCAACTGCCGCAGGTTTTAAATTTGCTGGAGAGTGAATCAGGAAGATACGTAGAAACCAGCACCCACCGCGTCATCAGAAACCGTGCATGGCTGATGATCACGCCTGTGCAGGCAGATGAATCGCCGGTGGTGGCCATCAGTGAAGAACAATCACATGTGCATTTTGGCGGCGGACAATTACAGTTCCGTACCATAGAAAAGCAACATGCCGGCAGTATTCCGCAGTCGGCAGATGTTGCATGGCTGGATGCTTCCCAGGTGGTGTTTCCGCTCATCCTTCGTAAATGGAAACAGGGAGATTACTTCTATCCGTTAGGTATGCGCAAGAAGAAAAAACTGAGCAGGTTCTTTATTGACCAGAAACTCTCCATTCCTCAAAAGGAACAGGTGTGGGTACTGGAATCGCAGAAACGCATATTATGGATCGTAGGCATGCGCATTGATGACAGGGCGAAGGTGTTGCCTTCTACCTCGGAAATCATCTCCATACAATTACAAAAATAA
- a CDS encoding GNAT family N-acetyltransferase, giving the protein MENVVIRTGKEHMDVAAVHHFLSVISYWARGISYELVDHSLSNSFCVGAFLDGRQIGFGRVITDYATFGWLADFWVSPAFQGKGVAKKMLSEVLEQDWAKRLRRTMLNTSDAHGLYRQFGFTALKSPDNILEIYRPDIHLQLPL; this is encoded by the coding sequence ATGGAGAACGTAGTAATCAGAACAGGAAAAGAACATATGGACGTGGCAGCGGTGCATCATTTTCTAAGCGTGATATCGTATTGGGCCCGCGGCATCTCGTATGAGCTGGTAGACCATTCCCTCAGTAACTCTTTTTGCGTGGGTGCGTTCCTGGATGGGCGGCAGATTGGTTTTGGAAGAGTCATTACAGATTATGCGACATTTGGCTGGCTGGCAGATTTCTGGGTATCACCAGCATTTCAGGGTAAGGGTGTGGCCAAAAAAATGTTATCGGAAGTGCTGGAGCAAGACTGGGCGAAGCGTTTGAGAAGGACCATGCTGAATACAAGCGATGCGCATGGTCTTTATCGTCAGTTTGGATTTACGGCGCTTAAAAGTCCGGACAATATCCTGGAGATATACCGGCCGGATATTCATTTACAGCTTCCGTTGTAA
- a CDS encoding tetratricopeptide repeat protein, with the protein MDRIAQLKQFLESSPNDSFLKHALALEYIKLGDDISARKLFEELLAYEPGYTGSYYHLGKLLERAGDNDAAVKTYEKGMEMAKAANERHTYNELQAAYEDLVY; encoded by the coding sequence ATGGACAGAATCGCACAGTTAAAGCAGTTCCTGGAAAGCTCTCCAAACGACAGTTTCCTGAAACATGCGCTGGCCCTGGAATATATTAAACTTGGAGATGATATATCCGCCAGGAAATTATTTGAGGAATTACTGGCATATGAACCAGGTTACACCGGCTCCTATTACCATCTTGGTAAATTACTGGAGCGGGCGGGCGACAATGACGCTGCTGTTAAAACCTATGAGAAAGGGATGGAGATGGCCAAAGCTGCCAACGAAAGACATACCTATAATGAATTACAGGCTGCCTACGAGGACCTGGTTTATTAA
- a CDS encoding RagB/SusD family nutrient uptake outer membrane protein: MKLKITGLFFSAVLLFSGCSDKYLDLQDKQNLTENTFWTTRQHALQGITATYAALQAHDGDKWTFFEQVYTTLAFKADDIDNNKNEPYGKNLAAFVNSADESGPWNLWATCYAGIGRANQVIEKVPGITVMTETERGQIVAEAKFLRAYNYFVLVNGFENVPLVLKFEKDLTKLQVPQAPPVEVWAQIEKDLTEAEGLLPESYSSEYKGRATKGAAKALLAKTYLYQEKWAQAEAKFREIYGKYSLNANYVDNFNGTKENGPESVFEIQFSGDRSVSDERHPFNFEGRPYALDGWEIFYPSDWVVTEMKKDKTSDGGYSDRVYGNIFFDDPKSTMWDLNTPANQIPYADVASSLSRPAYYNKYAYPNDRSGAYVGYNISLIRYADVLLMLAEAANENGKTDEAIGFVNEVRVRSHATALATGSLSKDQLRQQIRNHERPVELAMEFGIRWFDLVRWGRGNTAKQPVKTLLQDHAKPFAGNYVEEKHIRYPIPLKEINTNPLLKQNNLY, translated from the coding sequence ATGAAACTTAAAATAACAGGTCTGTTTTTCTCTGCTGTGCTGCTGTTCTCCGGCTGTTCGGACAAGTACCTCGATTTGCAGGATAAACAAAACCTTACAGAAAATACCTTCTGGACAACCAGGCAACATGCCCTCCAGGGTATCACCGCCACCTATGCCGCACTACAGGCGCATGATGGTGATAAGTGGACTTTCTTTGAGCAGGTATATACTACGCTTGCATTCAAGGCGGATGATATCGACAATAATAAAAATGAACCTTACGGGAAAAATCTCGCAGCTTTTGTTAACAGCGCTGATGAATCAGGTCCATGGAACCTTTGGGCTACCTGCTACGCCGGTATTGGCCGAGCCAACCAGGTAATAGAAAAGGTGCCTGGCATTACCGTGATGACAGAAACTGAGCGTGGCCAGATAGTAGCAGAAGCGAAATTTCTTCGCGCCTACAATTATTTCGTGCTGGTGAATGGCTTTGAAAATGTACCGCTGGTATTGAAATTTGAGAAAGACCTCACAAAGCTGCAAGTGCCACAGGCGCCACCAGTGGAAGTTTGGGCACAGATAGAAAAAGACCTGACAGAAGCAGAAGGCTTACTGCCGGAAAGCTATTCGAGCGAATATAAAGGTCGCGCTACTAAAGGCGCCGCAAAAGCACTGCTTGCAAAAACTTACCTGTACCAGGAAAAATGGGCACAGGCAGAAGCCAAGTTCAGAGAAATCTATGGTAAATATTCCCTCAATGCCAACTACGTAGACAACTTCAACGGTACGAAGGAAAACGGCCCTGAGTCTGTATTTGAGATACAGTTCAGCGGCGACCGCTCTGTGTCAGATGAAAGGCATCCTTTCAACTTTGAAGGCAGACCTTATGCATTGGATGGCTGGGAGATTTTTTACCCATCTGACTGGGTAGTTACGGAGATGAAAAAAGATAAAACCAGCGATGGCGGCTACAGCGATAGGGTTTATGGCAACATCTTCTTCGATGATCCAAAATCAACCATGTGGGACCTGAATACGCCCGCTAATCAGATTCCTTATGCAGATGTGGCCTCTTCTTTATCACGCCCTGCCTACTATAACAAGTACGCCTATCCGAACGACAGAAGCGGTGCCTATGTTGGTTATAATATCTCCCTGATACGCTATGCAGATGTACTGCTGATGCTGGCAGAAGCAGCCAACGAAAACGGTAAAACAGATGAGGCCATCGGCTTTGTAAATGAAGTACGTGTTCGTAGTCATGCTACCGCATTAGCCACTGGTAGCCTGAGTAAAGATCAGCTCAGACAACAGATCCGTAATCATGAACGTCCTGTGGAACTGGCCATGGAATTTGGTATCCGCTGGTTCGACCTGGTACGCTGGGGCCGTGGCAATACTGCTAAACAGCCAGTCAAAACACTATTGCAGGACCATGCAAAACCTTTCGCTGGTAA
- a CDS encoding TonB-dependent receptor, whose protein sequence is MWKLLRRNGILLFLLFTGLTVYAQIPTLNLTGKVRDAKGNAIPGASIALKNTSRGTSTDANGDFTLSAVPENAILVVSAMGYAAKEVKPTGKNLVISLEENVKGLDEVLVIGYGTQKKGDVTAAIASVNTKNLAKQPAGNIGTMLQGQAPGVVVSSGTGNPSAQPVVLVRGLNSINNANPLYVVDGIPLGYAYDINPNDVEAISVLKDASAATIYGARAAGGVIIITTKKGKSGEPRVNFSAYNSIQQLNNNLPLMDKASMNKVVREAFANDNTTAPIYVQDDSKYANSDWVGAFTKRGVEQKYDVDVSGASEKLSYRLSYGHWENSGTIINTGSQRDNVRLNSEIKLLDSRLKIMPIVAYTRFNNKDYGDADGDGNAGWSPIMEIYKTLPHKRIYDPTSINGYAKPETELGSGNPVGERMLWNGRSIDDHLQLNVAADLKLWWGFSYNFTVGKNVVNTYSYSQTEPYDFGALSFVENPSRSESRGRTEYSLFTHLLNYEKQLGKHNFKAMYGFSREKNVSQGTTGAGNHLSSPLIESLSGLIVEGKSDYIRVNGWNYGNTLQSYFGRASYNYDDKYFVQGSLRRDGSSRFGPLNRYGTFYSVSGGWNIHKENFFNIPWISELKPRASYGTVGNQNVSNFQYLAKIYLSGSDPFLNYPFGSALSQPVYVGAIAATLANNNIKWEQTATFNAGLNFSLLKGSISGSFDYFKSKTSDMLAETPIPTSSGITAMPLTNIADMENKGWEFTVTYRSPANKEFHWDVTANLSHSRNKIIRLGYDEGVIADGYVDYNNRGTTLTKKGISLASFYLYKTDGIFQSQAEIDNYKSKTGELLQPNAKPGDLRFVDTNGDGQLDDNDKQLMGNGLPNLDYGITFNASYKNFDLMIFLNGKQGQKMYNGAKMFLYRYYRSADLLNAWTPTNTNTNIYRLSNADENENMRVSDYYLEDASFLRLRNLQLGYTLPQKLATALHLDRLRIYTGAYNLLTFTKYTGFDPDLSNTGIFSRGVDRGYYPMSRSYVFGLNVGF, encoded by the coding sequence ATGTGGAAACTACTACGGAGAAACGGAATACTATTATTCCTATTATTTACCGGGCTAACCGTCTATGCCCAGATACCTACCCTGAACCTGACAGGGAAGGTGAGGGATGCTAAAGGCAACGCGATCCCCGGTGCCAGCATTGCCCTGAAAAATACCAGCAGAGGTACCTCTACTGATGCCAATGGCGACTTTACCCTTAGCGCCGTTCCGGAGAATGCAATCCTGGTGGTATCAGCCATGGGTTATGCCGCCAAAGAAGTGAAACCAACCGGCAAGAACCTGGTAATATCCCTGGAAGAAAATGTAAAAGGCCTGGATGAAGTACTCGTCATCGGATATGGCACCCAGAAAAAAGGGGATGTCACCGCTGCCATCGCTTCTGTAAATACCAAAAACCTGGCGAAACAGCCGGCAGGAAATATCGGTACCATGCTGCAGGGACAAGCTCCCGGCGTAGTGGTAAGTTCCGGTACAGGCAACCCTTCCGCCCAGCCGGTAGTGCTGGTACGTGGCCTCAATAGTATCAACAACGCGAACCCGTTGTATGTGGTAGATGGTATTCCGCTGGGATATGCCTACGATATCAACCCCAACGATGTGGAGGCTATCAGCGTACTGAAAGACGCCTCTGCAGCCACGATCTACGGTGCCCGCGCAGCAGGTGGCGTTATTATCATCACCACCAAAAAAGGGAAATCCGGTGAGCCCCGTGTCAATTTCAGCGCCTATAACTCCATCCAGCAGCTGAACAATAACCTGCCGCTGATGGATAAGGCGAGCATGAACAAAGTGGTTCGGGAAGCCTTTGCCAACGACAATACCACCGCCCCCATCTATGTACAGGACGATAGTAAATATGCTAATTCCGACTGGGTAGGCGCCTTCACCAAACGAGGTGTCGAACAGAAATACGACGTGGATGTTTCCGGCGCTTCTGAGAAGCTTTCCTACCGCCTGTCTTACGGCCACTGGGAAAACTCCGGTACCATCATCAACACGGGTTCTCAAAGGGATAACGTACGCCTGAACAGTGAAATAAAATTACTGGACAGCCGCCTGAAAATTATGCCTATCGTTGCCTATACCCGTTTTAACAACAAAGACTATGGTGATGCCGACGGCGATGGTAATGCTGGCTGGTCGCCTATCATGGAAATTTATAAAACGTTGCCGCATAAACGGATTTATGATCCAACGTCTATCAATGGCTATGCGAAACCGGAAACAGAACTGGGTTCCGGTAACCCGGTGGGTGAAAGAATGCTCTGGAATGGCAGGTCAATAGATGACCACCTGCAACTCAATGTGGCGGCAGACCTGAAACTCTGGTGGGGTTTCTCCTACAACTTCACCGTTGGGAAGAATGTAGTGAATACCTACAGCTATAGCCAAACGGAGCCTTATGATTTCGGTGCGCTGTCGTTCGTAGAAAATCCAAGCCGCTCCGAAAGCCGTGGCAGAACTGAATATTCTCTCTTCACGCATCTCCTCAACTATGAGAAGCAACTGGGTAAGCATAACTTCAAGGCGATGTATGGCTTCTCCCGTGAGAAGAACGTGAGCCAGGGTACTACCGGCGCCGGCAATCACCTGAGCAGCCCGCTGATCGAATCGCTGTCGGGCCTGATCGTAGAAGGTAAGAGCGATTATATCCGCGTTAACGGCTGGAACTACGGCAATACGTTGCAATCTTACTTCGGCCGTGCAAGCTACAACTACGATGATAAATACTTCGTACAGGGAAGCCTTCGCCGCGATGGTTCTTCCCGTTTTGGTCCGCTGAACCGCTACGGTACTTTCTATTCTGTTTCCGGCGGATGGAATATCCACAAGGAAAACTTCTTCAACATCCCATGGATCTCAGAACTGAAGCCACGTGCCAGTTATGGTACCGTGGGTAACCAGAACGTCAGCAACTTCCAGTACCTGGCGAAAATATACTTGTCTGGTTCTGATCCTTTCCTGAACTATCCATTTGGTTCCGCATTGAGCCAGCCGGTATATGTAGGTGCTATCGCAGCCACACTTGCCAATAATAATATTAAGTGGGAGCAGACCGCCACCTTCAACGCAGGGCTGAACTTCAGTCTGCTGAAAGGCTCCATCAGCGGTAGTTTTGATTACTTCAAATCTAAAACCAGCGACATGCTGGCGGAAACACCTATTCCTACTTCTTCCGGTATTACTGCCATGCCACTCACCAATATCGCAGATATGGAAAATAAAGGCTGGGAGTTTACAGTTACCTACAGAAGTCCTGCCAACAAGGAATTCCACTGGGACGTTACAGCGAACCTCTCTCACAGCCGCAACAAAATCATTCGCCTGGGATACGATGAAGGCGTGATCGCTGATGGTTATGTAGACTATAACAACCGCGGTACTACACTGACGAAAAAAGGTATATCACTGGCATCTTTCTATTTATATAAAACAGATGGCATATTCCAGTCTCAGGCTGAAATTGATAACTATAAAAGTAAAACCGGCGAACTGTTACAGCCAAACGCAAAACCTGGGGATCTCCGCTTTGTGGATACCAATGGCGACGGACAGCTCGACGATAACGACAAGCAGCTGATGGGCAACGGCCTGCCTAACCTCGATTACGGTATCACCTTCAATGCCAGCTACAAAAATTTTGATCTGATGATTTTCCTGAATGGTAAACAAGGTCAGAAAATGTACAACGGTGCTAAAATGTTCCTGTACCGCTACTATCGTTCTGCTGACCTGCTGAATGCCTGGACACCAACGAATACCAATACGAATATTTATCGCCTGAGCAACGCGGATGAGAATGAAAACATGCGCGTATCAGACTACTACCTGGAAGATGCTTCCTTCCTGCGCCTGAGAAACCTCCAGTTGGGATATACCCTGCCACAGAAACTGGCTACCGCCTTACACCTGGACCGCCTGAGAATTTATACCGGCGCCTACAACCTGCTGACATTTACCAAATACACCGGCTTCGATCCGGATTTATCTAATACCGGAATCTTCAGCCGCGGCGTAGACAGGGGTTATTACCCAATGAGCCGCTCTTATGTGTTCGGTCTTAACGTGGGATTCTAA
- a CDS encoding tetratricopeptide repeat protein, with amino-acid sequence MKLWSYLFAICLYANITKAQLNVDSLNTSLSNKKMTSVERINALNTLAAWYNKDSTNLALVMANEAYLLALRENNPGLQAASLLNLSEGYLYNDQYDQALSYGYSALDICQAIGSDSAIARAYTNLGWIFYDTENSYFALQYHQQAYDLSRKLGNKHRITLALNALGLVYLLKDEFETARKYFDSTIALASQYHSEGMIASALSNRGICENEFGKYNEALADLQKSLTLLGTADPLSHAEVLNQMAYSRIKLKEYPVAEQLLADARTLISQSNSNTRKEKLLDNLTNAVLLYQDLGEYKKAFSALQEYTEVRNQILSKSKSEAISALKIQREAKENERHIITLEAQKELRAFQRNALAAGVLLVIVIGLLYISKMKQKRKKEKELEEMRQALIKRELEAAIHEKESLNNKLEFRDNDLKNYALFISQRNDMIRNFIDELTVIDIKGDAKTENIGRFNRLVHKFQHDLDSNKDTQDFNLSVNEIHKDFFFNLLQKFPDLTENERRLCAQIRLNLSIKDIASLNNISVKSVEMARYRLRKAFNLEHKENLSDFLRQF; translated from the coding sequence ATGAAATTGTGGTCATACCTATTCGCCATCTGCCTGTACGCCAATATCACCAAAGCACAGCTGAATGTAGACAGTCTGAATACATCGCTTTCCAATAAAAAAATGACTAGTGTTGAGCGGATCAACGCACTCAATACACTTGCCGCCTGGTATAATAAGGACTCCACCAACCTGGCTCTTGTAATGGCCAACGAAGCCTATCTGCTTGCTCTCAGGGAAAATAATCCCGGGTTGCAGGCTGCCTCGCTGCTTAATCTGTCTGAGGGCTACCTGTATAACGACCAATACGACCAGGCGCTCAGCTATGGCTATAGTGCCCTCGATATCTGCCAGGCCATAGGTAGCGATAGCGCTATAGCGCGCGCTTATACCAACCTGGGCTGGATTTTCTATGATACTGAAAACAGTTATTTCGCCCTGCAATATCACCAGCAGGCATATGATCTCAGCAGGAAACTGGGCAACAAACACCGCATCACCCTTGCCCTGAATGCATTAGGCCTGGTATACCTGCTCAAAGATGAATTTGAAACCGCCCGTAAATATTTCGACAGTACCATCGCTCTTGCCAGCCAATACCACAGCGAAGGCATGATTGCCAGCGCACTTAGCAACAGAGGCATCTGTGAAAATGAATTCGGTAAATACAATGAAGCCCTTGCCGATCTGCAAAAATCATTGACGCTACTGGGTACCGCTGATCCGCTCTCACATGCTGAAGTGCTCAATCAGATGGCCTATTCGCGTATCAAACTGAAAGAATATCCGGTAGCAGAGCAACTGCTGGCAGATGCACGTACCCTTATCAGCCAGTCCAATTCCAATACAAGAAAAGAGAAGCTGCTGGATAACCTGACCAATGCCGTATTACTTTACCAGGACCTTGGCGAATACAAAAAGGCCTTTTCTGCCTTGCAGGAATATACCGAAGTTCGCAACCAGATACTTTCCAAAAGCAAAAGCGAGGCAATATCTGCCCTGAAAATCCAACGGGAAGCAAAGGAGAACGAACGCCATATCATTACCCTCGAGGCGCAGAAAGAACTCAGGGCCTTCCAGCGCAACGCCCTGGCCGCAGGCGTACTGCTCGTGATCGTCATCGGACTGCTGTATATCAGCAAAATGAAACAAAAGCGTAAAAAGGAGAAGGAGCTGGAAGAGATGCGTCAGGCACTCATTAAAAGAGAGCTCGAAGCAGCCATTCACGAAAAGGAATCACTCAATAATAAACTGGAGTTCCGCGACAACGACCTGAAAAATTATGCGCTCTTCATTTCCCAGCGTAACGACATGATCCGTAATTTCATCGATGAACTTACCGTGATCGATATCAAGGGAGACGCCAAAACAGAAAATATCGGCAGGTTCAACCGACTCGTTCATAAATTTCAGCACGACCTGGACAGCAACAAAGACACCCAGGATTTTAATCTTTCCGTCAATGAAATCCACAAAGATTTCTTCTTCAACCTGCTGCAAAAGTTCCCGGACCTTACCGAAAATGAACGCCGCCTTTGTGCCCAGATTCGCTTAAACCTCTCCATAAAAGACATCGCTTCACTCAATAATATCTCTGTAAAATCAGTCGAAATGGCCCGGTACCGACTCCGGAAAGCCTTCAACCTGGAACACAAAGAGAACCTGTCGGATTTCCTGCGACAATTTTAA
- a CDS encoding rhomboid family intramembrane serine protease — MSTTLILIIITCVISLTSLNNGGQWDKLAMKPYNVRHNNEWYRMITGGFVHVDMMHLFFNMLTLYFFGSYADRLLTGITDTRATYLFFYLIAIVVGNIPDYFKYKDYSGFTSCGASGAVSATLFTSILIAPWQMIGVFFIPVPGILFAVLYLAYSSYMAKRGGDNIGHAAHLWGSIFGFIAPIFLDHSLLQHFIDALLRR; from the coding sequence ATGTCTACGACTTTAATATTAATCATCATCACTTGTGTAATATCACTTACCTCTCTGAATAATGGCGGACAGTGGGACAAACTGGCCATGAAGCCATACAATGTAAGGCACAACAACGAATGGTATCGCATGATTACCGGCGGCTTCGTACATGTGGATATGATGCACCTGTTCTTCAACATGCTTACCCTGTATTTCTTTGGAAGTTATGCAGACAGGCTGCTGACAGGCATTACCGATACCCGGGCCACTTATCTTTTTTTCTATCTGATCGCGATAGTAGTAGGTAACATTCCGGACTACTTCAAGTATAAGGACTATAGTGGTTTTACTTCCTGTGGTGCTTCCGGTGCGGTTTCGGCTACCTTATTTACTTCTATATTGATTGCACCATGGCAGATGATCGGTGTATTTTTTATCCCGGTGCCAGGCATTCTCTTCGCGGTATTATATCTTGCCTATTCTTCGTATATGGCTAAACGTGGTGGAGACAATATCGGGCATGCGGCGCACTTATGGGGATCTATCTTCGGTTTCATTGCACCGATATTCCTTGACCATTCCTTACTCCAGCATTTTATTGATGCCTTGCTGCGCAGATAA
- a CDS encoding 23S rRNA (pseudouridine(1915)-N(3))-methyltransferase RlmH — MKIQLWSIGKEHDAYIKDGMEVFQKRLKHYVDFEVKLIPTVKQAASLSVPELKKQEAKIILDLLQPTDFLLALDEKGKSMTTVQFADFLQQRTNAGTRQLIILIGGAFGIDQSVLQRAQLTMSLSPLTFPHQLVRLIFTEQLYRAYTVLNREKYHHQ; from the coding sequence GTGAAGATTCAACTCTGGAGCATAGGAAAAGAGCATGATGCCTACATCAAAGACGGGATGGAAGTATTCCAGAAACGCCTGAAACATTATGTGGATTTCGAGGTAAAACTAATCCCGACCGTAAAACAGGCCGCCAGTCTTTCCGTTCCGGAACTCAAAAAACAGGAAGCTAAAATTATTCTGGACCTCTTACAACCAACAGATTTCCTGCTGGCACTGGATGAAAAGGGAAAGTCGATGACCACTGTGCAATTTGCGGATTTCCTGCAGCAACGCACCAATGCCGGCACCCGGCAGCTGATCATATTAATTGGCGGCGCTTTCGGGATAGACCAGTCGGTACTGCAACGCGCACAACTGACCATGTCCCTCTCCCCGCTCACATTTCCACACCAACTGGTACGCCTGATCTTTACAGAACAACTTTATCGTGCATATACTGTTCTTAACAGAGAGAAATATCATCATCAATAA
- a CDS encoding PLP-dependent aminotransferase family protein — MKTDFLYIDISGKIARLIKDKVLKAGDRLPSVRMLCKEHNISMNTAKRVFWELEAQSLIESRPQSGYFVCQLPYQRLPLPALTNPLPSGRTSEPDELIRKVYSTMGKKDLTLFSIGAPAKEFLPLAKLNKEIVNATRALPASGTAYEQLQGNDLLRRMIAARAISWGGHLQEDDLITTAGGMNAISFCLMALTKPGDTIAMESPCYPGSLQLARSLGLKVMEIPTHPVTGLDIATLKNRIDKIDICLLVPNFNTPLGSCMPEENKKAVVKLLAKHNIPLIEDDIYGELYFGTHRPKCCKTFDREGNVLLCSSFSKTLAPGYRVGWVAPGKYKEQLLKLKLVHAISSSAITQEAIANFLKTGRYDHHLRKMRAMVQQNYIQYVNAVAEYFPADTRVSRPQGGLAMWVEFNRNVDTTALFDIAIKQKISIAPGRMFTLQHQYENCMRLSLGLLLTDEVRQKLKQLGKMVNMMI; from the coding sequence ATGAAAACAGACTTTCTCTATATAGACATATCGGGCAAGATTGCACGGCTTATTAAAGACAAAGTATTAAAGGCGGGTGATCGCCTGCCTTCTGTGAGAATGTTATGCAAGGAGCATAACATCAGCATGAATACGGCAAAAAGAGTTTTCTGGGAACTGGAAGCACAGTCGCTGATTGAATCAAGGCCACAGTCGGGCTATTTTGTATGCCAGTTGCCCTATCAGCGCCTGCCACTGCCAGCGTTGACGAATCCCCTGCCATCGGGCCGTACCAGCGAACCGGATGAACTGATCCGGAAAGTTTACAGCACCATGGGCAAAAAAGACCTGACACTTTTTTCTATAGGAGCGCCTGCAAAAGAATTCCTTCCGCTGGCTAAACTGAATAAGGAAATTGTGAATGCCACCAGGGCGCTCCCGGCAAGTGGTACCGCCTATGAGCAGCTGCAGGGAAATGACCTGCTGCGTAGAATGATTGCTGCACGCGCTATCTCCTGGGGTGGTCATCTCCAGGAAGATGATTTGATTACGACGGCTGGTGGCATGAATGCAATATCTTTCTGCCTGATGGCACTCACTAAACCAGGCGACACCATCGCCATGGAAAGCCCCTGCTATCCCGGTAGTCTGCAACTGGCCAGAAGCCTGGGTTTGAAGGTGATGGAAATACCTACTCATCCAGTTACAGGACTTGATATTGCCACATTAAAAAATCGAATTGATAAAATAGATATTTGCCTGCTGGTGCCCAACTTCAATACGCCATTAGGTAGTTGTATGCCGGAAGAAAACAAAAAAGCAGTAGTAAAACTATTGGCAAAACATAATATCCCGCTGATTGAAGATGATATATATGGAGAGCTCTACTTCGGTACACACCGGCCTAAGTGTTGTAAAACATTTGATCGGGAAGGAAATGTGCTTTTATGTAGTTCCTTCTCTAAAACCCTTGCCCCTGGCTATCGGGTAGGGTGGGTAGCTCCGGGAAAATATAAGGAACAGCTGCTTAAATTAAAACTGGTACACGCGATATCATCTTCCGCTATTACACAGGAAGCCATCGCCAACTTTCTTAAAACAGGAAGGTATGATCATCATCTCCGTAAAATGCGCGCCATGGTCCAACAGAATTACATCCAATATGTGAATGCAGTCGCGGAATATTTTCCCGCAGACACCAGGGTAAGCAGGCCACAGGGCGGACTCGCCATGTGGGTGGAGTTTAACAGAAATGTAGACACCACCGCATTATTTGATATTGCCATCAAACAGAAAATCAGCATCGCTCCCGGCAGAATGTTCACGTTGCAGCATCAATATGAAAACTGTATGCGCCTTTCCCTGGGCTTATTGCTGACAGATGAAGTACGACAAAAATTAAAGCAGCTGGGAAAGATGGTAAATATGATGATATAG